The Toxorhynchites rutilus septentrionalis strain SRP chromosome 3, ASM2978413v1, whole genome shotgun sequence genome includes a region encoding these proteins:
- the LOC129779313 gene encoding thymus-specific serine protease-like, whose product MRSAIIITLALVAVAAAANVHKAKRHGEINPLLVQQILTKRPIAPPASGKSNPSGRLVVENFFTTRVDHFNAQNTDEWTLQYYSAPDNYREGGPILIFLSGNLPIRTDMVDDSSLMYELGRELHGAVYAFESRFFGQSWVTNDVSTENLHLLNSDQILADLAEFVQYLKGAVLRNEHAHVLVAGSGYGGALATWFRVRYPHLADAAWSSSGFHHAVPNFQQFAEAWGQTLIDFGGQRCYNDIFVAFHVIENLLDMGLADVVSERFNLCTPIDVEDSLQVQYFLAGLMSTVELFTLVNGNVSDFAVVCDEITNSQASSTLDALAQWFTSKVSMGEECINLDIDLTIDALREVEWNATLNQYGIRQTLYQECTEFGWFPTTTDSDHQPFGNRISLDLYTETCRRVFGDWITHDSLEYSTQRANNRFGGKLPAIQQAHFTFGAEDPTRPISITHDLNPMALADAIPGAIHASDLRATSDSDSEELRATKEHMKLLVSKYLFPVSPRVSVEDA is encoded by the exons ATGAGATCGGCTATCATCATCACATTGGCACTAGTGGCCGTGGCAGCGGCTGCCAATGTTCACAAAGCCAAGCGGCATGGGGAAATCAACCCATTGCTCGTACAGCAGATACTGACGAAGCGCCCGATAGCACCGCCAGCATCCGGCAAATCCAACCCAAGTGGACGGTTGGTGGTGGAGAATTTCTTCACCACACGTGTGGACCACTTCAACGCACAAAACACGGACGAATGGACCCTCCAGTACTACTCGGCCCCGGATAATTACCGCGAGGGTGGTCCGATTCTCATTTTCTTGAGTGGTAACCTTCCCATTCGTACCGACATGGTGGACGATTCCTCGCTAATGTACGAATTGGGCAGGGAACTGCATGGTGCCGTTTATGCCTTCGAATCTCGATTCTTCGGTCAGAGTTGGGTGACCAA TGACGTGAGCACTGAGAATCTGCACCTACTGAATAGCGACCAAATTCTGGCGGACTTGGCCGAGTTCGTTCAGTACTTGAAGGGAGCCGTTCTGCGAAACGAACACGCCCATGTTTTGGTCGCTGGTTCGGGATACGGTGGTGCGCTAGCCACCTGGTTCCGTGTGCGCTATCCACATTTAGCCGATGCGGCGTGGTCTTCCAGTGGATTCCATCATGCCGTTCCTAATTTCCAGCAGTTTGCTGAGGCCTGGGGACAAACGTTGATCGATTTCGGCGGTCAGAGATGCTACAACGATATCTTCGTGGCGTTCCATGTGATCGAAAATTTGCTCGATATGGGACTTGCTGATGTGGTCTCGGAGAGATTCAACCTCTGCACACCGATCGATGTGGAAGACAGTCTACAGGTGCAATACTTCTTAGCTGGGCTTATGTCGACGGTTGAACTCTTTACTCTCGTCAATGGAAA TGTTTCCGATTTCGCCGTGGTATGTGACGAGATCACCAACAGCCAGGCTTCAAGCACGCTGGATGCTCTCGCCCAATGGTTTACTAGCAAAGTCTCCATGGGAGAGGAATGTATCAATTTAGATATAGACTTAACAATTGATGCACTCAGAGAAGTGGAGTGGAACGCCACCCTCAATCAGTACGGCATTCGGCAAACATTGTATCAGGAATGTACCGAATTTGGATGGTTCCCAACAACTACGGACTCGGACCACCAGCCATTCGGCAATCGTATCAGCTTGGATCTCTACACGGAAACGTGCCGTCGGGTGTTTGGGGACTGGATCACTCACGACTCGCTCGAATATTCCACGCAGCGTGCAAACAACCGATTCGGAGGAAAATTGCCAGCCATACAGCAAGCTCACTTCACCTTTGGTGCAGAGGACCCTACCCGTCCGATCAGCATCACCCACGATCTGAACCCGATGGCTTTGGCTGACGCAATTCCAGGGGCGATCCACGCTTCTGATCTGAGGGCAACTTCAGATAGCGATTCCGAGGAACTGAGAGCGACCAAGGAACACATGAAGCTACTGGTAAGCAAATATCTGTTCCCTGTTAGCCCGAGAGTTTCGGTTGAGGATGCGTAA